The genomic interval CCCGGACAACAGTCTTTGAGGGCAAGTAGTTTTTCTCAGCTTATGCGCTGTCTTCCTGCGGGTTTAAGCTGCTCGGTATTCAGGTAGTAATTTTGACTGCACCGATCCTGGTTTTGTGCAATTTTTGTCCAGATACACTAGTTTTTGTCTAAAGGAGGAAGGGAGACTGGTTGTGAATTATTTGTGTTTGATCGTTGGTTTGTCACGATTAACGAATGACAATAGATCGGTAGCAACTAACCAAGGACAAATGACAATTGTGTAAGGCGTGCGGTGTATAGCAATCCGATTTGAGTTGGGAAAAGCGTCCCAGTTTTAGTGCTCAGCGGTCAGCAAAAAGCGGATAGTTGACTGCTAACCGCTCAGCGGCTGAGTTCCACTCTCAACCGATTGGGGACGGCTACTATCTAGTCAATTAAGGTTCAGAGAAAGAGAATGTCTGAAACGAGTTTAAATTTGACCATCAACGGCGAAAGCGTCCATATCAAGGACATTTCGCCCACCATGACATTGCTGGAATATTTACGCTTTAGCGGTCGGGTGGGAACCAAAGAAGGCTGTGGAGACGGCGATTGTGGGGCTTGCACGGTGGCGATCGTGGGTTCTGGCGCAGACGGCAAACCCCACTACCTGGCGATGAACAGTTGTCTCATTCCTTTAGCATCGGTAGCGGGGCGGGAAATTATCACCGTCGAAGGTGTGGCAAACGGTGAACTGCATCCTGTCCAGGCGGCAATGGTCAAAACTTTGGGTTCCCAATGCGGCTACTGCACCCCCGGCTTCATCATGAGCATGTTTGCGGGCTATTACGATGGTAAAGTCGATGAACCTTCCCTGGAAGGCAATCTCTGTCGCTGCACAGGTTACCTTTCGATTCGTCGGGCTGCCGAGATGGTGACAGAAGTGGTTGCCACCGACGAATTTGCTACCCGATTAGAGCAAATTGACCTGGATCTGCCCCCCCTCGATTACGTTGGCAACGATCAGCATTTCTACCGCCCAACCCAACTCAAGGAAGTATTGGATTTGCTTCAGCAACATCCAGAGGCAACCCTGGTTGCAGGGGCAACCGACCTGGGGTTGGAACTAACCCATCGCCGCCAGCACTTCCCAGTGCTGATTTCCCTGGAAGCGGTGACAGAACTTAAAAGGATTGAACAAACCCCAGAAGCCGTTGTCATTGGGGCTGCGGTTCCCCTCAGCCACATTGAAACCAACCTGCATGGGGTCTTTCCCAGTATGGATGAGATGGTGCACTGGTTCGCTGCCCGTCAGGTGCGCAATCGGGCAACCCTGGGCGGTAACATTGGCACCGCGTCGCCGATCGGCGATCTTCCCCCCGTCCTGCTTTCCCTGGATGCGGAACTGACGATCGCCAGTGCTGCTGGAACCCGCACATTGCCATTAGTAGACTTCTTCAAGGGCTACCGTCAAACCGACTTAAAGCCGGGGGAAGTGATTGTTTCCGTCACAATTCCCAAAGCGATTTCCCCCGGTGCGGTGCGTCGCCTCAGCCAGTCCTACAAAATTGGCAAACGGGGCACTGATGATATCAGTATTGTCGCCGCCGCTTTCACCATTGATCTGGATGAAACGGATCAGATCATTCATGCCCGTCTCGCCTATGGTGGGGTGGCAGCCATTCCAGCCCGGGCGATCGGCGTTGAAGCCGCCCTGATGGGACAACCCTGGAACCGGGAGACGGTGCAGCAGGTCAAACCCGCCCTGAAGGAAGCCTTTACCCCCCTCACCGACTTCCGGGGCAGTGCCGACTATCGCAAACTGCTGGTTGCGAACCTATTTGAAAAGTTTTTTGTTGAATTTAGCAACTCCCCTGCTGAACCTTTGGAGGTGACAAGATGAACGCTGTCGGCAAACCCAAAAGCCACGAAAGTGCGGTTTACCATGTGAGTGGCAAAGCCGTCTACACGGATGATCAACGCCTCCCCGCTGGAATGCTGTCTGCTTATCCGGTTCTTTCCCCGCATGCCAAAGCGCGAATTACCCGCATTGATGTTGCCGCAGCCAAAACGGTGGAGGGAGTTGTCACCGTGCTTACCGCTGCCGATGTTCCCGGTACAAATAATACGGGCGTCATCGTTCAGGATGAGGTGCTGTTTCCCACTGAAGAGGTCAGCCATTGCGGACAGGCGGTGGTTTGGGTGGTGGGTGAAACCGAAGAAGCCGCCCGTTTGGGAGCCGCCAAGGTGGTTGTGGAGTACGAACCGCTGGAACCGTTGCTCAGCATCAAAGCGGCGATCGCCGCCAACAGTTTTCACAACCAGCCCCAGATTATGCGCCGGGGAGATGTTGCGGCTGCCCTTAAGGAAGCCGAGGTTAGCTTGGAAGGCGAAGTCGAAATGAATGGGCAGGATCACTTGCTACCTGGAAACCCAGGCAAGCTGGGTGATTCCCGATGGCGAAGGGCATTATCAGGTCTACTCCTCCACCCAACACCCGACCGAAACCCAAGTGATTCTGGCACGGATTCTGGGGGTTTCCAGCAATCAGGTTGTCGTCACCTGTCTCCGTATGGGTGGTGGGTTTGGTGGTAAGGAATCCCAGGCAAACCCCTATGCGGCGATCGCGGCGATCGCTGCCCACAAAACTGGACGCCC from Kovacikia minuta CCNUW1 carries:
- the xdhA gene encoding xanthine dehydrogenase small subunit; protein product: MSETSLNLTINGESVHIKDISPTMTLLEYLRFSGRVGTKEGCGDGDCGACTVAIVGSGADGKPHYLAMNSCLIPLASVAGREIITVEGVANGELHPVQAAMVKTLGSQCGYCTPGFIMSMFAGYYDGKVDEPSLEGNLCRCTGYLSIRRAAEMVTEVVATDEFATRLEQIDLDLPPLDYVGNDQHFYRPTQLKEVLDLLQQHPEATLVAGATDLGLELTHRRQHFPVLISLEAVTELKRIEQTPEAVVIGAAVPLSHIETNLHGVFPSMDEMVHWFAARQVRNRATLGGNIGTASPIGDLPPVLLSLDAELTIASAAGTRTLPLVDFFKGYRQTDLKPGEVIVSVTIPKAISPGAVRRLSQSYKIGKRGTDDISIVAAAFTIDLDETDQIIHARLAYGGVAAIPARAIGVEAALMGQPWNRETVQQVKPALKEAFTPLTDFRGSADYRKLLVANLFEKFFVEFSNSPAEPLEVTR